A region of Homo sapiens chromosome X, GRCh38.p14 Primary Assembly DNA encodes the following proteins:
- the IKBKG gene encoding NF-kappa-B essential modulator isoform b (isoform b is encoded by transcript variant 2) has translation MALVIQVGKLRPREVRTPQTINPSLFPSLPVKLSSIIEVPSGGERCCSRRTLVYKARAFWKGAPLPCWMNRHLWKSQLCEMVQPSGGPAADQDVLGEESPLGKPAMLHLPSEQGAPETLQRCLEENQELRDAIRQSNQILRERCEELLHFQASQREEKEFLMCKFQEARKLVERLGLEKLDLKRQKEQALREVEHLKRCQQQMAEDKASVKAQVTSLLGELQESQSRLEAATKECQALEGRARAASEQARQLESEREALQQQHSVQVDQLRMQGQSVEAALRMERQAASEEKRKLAQLQVAYHQLFQEYDNHIKSSVVGSERKRGMQLEDLKQQLQQAEEALVAKQEVIDKLKEEAEQHKIVMETVPVLKAQADIYKADFQAERQAREKLAEKKELLQEQLEQLQREYSKLKASCQESARIEDMRKRHVEVSQAPLPPAPAYLSSPLALPSQRRSPPEEPPDFCCPKCQYQAPDMDTLQIHVMECIE, from the exons ATGGCCCTTGTGATCCAGgtggggaaactaaggcccagagaagtgagGACCCCGCAGACTATCAATCCCAGTCTCTTCCCCTCACTCCCTGTGAAGCTCTCCAGCATCATCGAGGTCCCATCAGGTGGGGAAAGATGCTGTTCCAGGCGCACACTAGTCTACAAGGCCAGAGCTTTCTGGAAGGGGGCA CCCTTGCCCTGTTGGATGAATAGGCACCTCTGGAAGAGCCAACTGTGTGAGATGGTGCAGCCCAGTGGTGGCCCGGCAGCAGATCAGGACGTACTGGGCGAAGAGTCTCCTCTGGGGAAGCCAGCCATGCTGCACCTGCCTTCAGAACAGGGCGCTCCTGAGACCCTCCAGCGCTGCCTGGAGGAGAATCAAGAGCTCCGAG ATGCCATCCGGCAGAGCAACCAGATTCTGCGGGAGCGCTGCGAGGAGCTTCTGCATTTCCAAGCCAgccagagggaggagaaggagttCCTCATGTGCAAGTTCCAGGAGGCCAGGAAACTGGTGGAGAGACTCGGCCTGGAGAAGCTCGATCTGAAGAGGCAGAAGGAGCAGGCTCTGCGGGAGGTGGAGCACCTGAAGAGATGCCAGCAG CAGATGGCTGAGGACAAGGCCTCTGTGAAAGCCCAGGTGACGTCCTTGCTCGGGGAGCTGCAGGAGAGCCAGAGTCGCTTGGAGGCTGCCACTAAGGAATGCCAGGCTCTGGAGGGTCG GGCCCGGGCGGCCAGCGAGCAGGCGCGGCAGCTGGAGAGTGAGCGCGAGGCGCTGCAGCAGCAGCACAGCGTGCAGGTGGACCAGCTGCGCATGCAGGGCCAGAGCGTGGAGGCCGCGCTCCGCATGGAGCGCCAGGCCGCCTCGGAGGAGAA GAGGAAGCTGGCCCAGTTGCAGGTGGCCTATCACCAGCTCTTCCAAGAATACGACAACCACATCAAGAGCAGCGTGGTGGGCAGTGAGCGGAAGCGA GGAATGCAGCTGGAAGATCTCAAACAGCAGCTCCAGCAGGCCGAGGAGGCCCTGGTGGCCAAACAGGAGGTGATCGATAAGCTGAAGGAGGAGGCCGAGCAGCACAAGATTGTGATGGAGACCGTTCCGGTGCTGAAGGCCCAG GCGGATATCTACAAGGCGGACTTCCAGGCTGAGAGGCAGGCCCGGGAGAAGCTGGCCGAGAAGAAGGAGCTCCTGCAGGAGCAGCTGGAGCAGCTGCAGAGGGAGTACAGCAAACTGAAGGCCAGCTGTCAGGAGTCGGCCAG GATCGAGGACATGAGGAAGCGGCATGTCGAGGTCTCCCAGGCCCCCTTGCCCCCCGCCCCTG cctacctctcctctcccctggccctgcccagccaGAGGAGGAGCCCCCCCGAGGAGCCACCTGACTTCTGCTGTCCCAAGTGCCAGTATCAGGCCCCTGATATGGACACCCTGCAGATACATGTCATGGAGTGCATTGAGTAG
- the IKBKG gene encoding NF-kappa-B essential modulator isoform a (isoform a is encoded by transcript variant 3) — protein MNRHLWKSQLCEMVQPSGGPAADQDVLGEESPLGKPAMLHLPSEQGAPETLQRCLEENQELRDAIRQSNQILRERCEELLHFQASQREEKEFLMCKFQEARKLVERLGLEKLDLKRQKEQALREVEHLKRCQQQMAEDKASVKAQVTSLLGELQESQSRLEAATKECQALEGRARAASEQARQLESEREALQQQHSVQVDQLRMQGQSVEAALRMERQAASEEKRKLAQLQVAYHQLFQEYDNHIKSSVVGSERKRGMQLEDLKQQLQQAEEALVAKQEVIDKLKEEAEQHKIVMETVPVLKAQADIYKADFQAERQAREKLAEKKELLQEQLEQLQREYSKLKASCQESARIEDMRKRHVEVSQAPLPPAPAYLSSPLALPSQRRSPPEEPPDFCCPKCQYQAPDMDTLQIHVMECIE, from the exons ATGAATAGGCACCTCTGGAAGAGCCAACTGTGTGAGATGGTGCAGCCCAGTGGTGGCCCGGCAGCAGATCAGGACGTACTGGGCGAAGAGTCTCCTCTGGGGAAGCCAGCCATGCTGCACCTGCCTTCAGAACAGGGCGCTCCTGAGACCCTCCAGCGCTGCCTGGAGGAGAATCAAGAGCTCCGAG ATGCCATCCGGCAGAGCAACCAGATTCTGCGGGAGCGCTGCGAGGAGCTTCTGCATTTCCAAGCCAgccagagggaggagaaggagttCCTCATGTGCAAGTTCCAGGAGGCCAGGAAACTGGTGGAGAGACTCGGCCTGGAGAAGCTCGATCTGAAGAGGCAGAAGGAGCAGGCTCTGCGGGAGGTGGAGCACCTGAAGAGATGCCAGCAG CAGATGGCTGAGGACAAGGCCTCTGTGAAAGCCCAGGTGACGTCCTTGCTCGGGGAGCTGCAGGAGAGCCAGAGTCGCTTGGAGGCTGCCACTAAGGAATGCCAGGCTCTGGAGGGTCG GGCCCGGGCGGCCAGCGAGCAGGCGCGGCAGCTGGAGAGTGAGCGCGAGGCGCTGCAGCAGCAGCACAGCGTGCAGGTGGACCAGCTGCGCATGCAGGGCCAGAGCGTGGAGGCCGCGCTCCGCATGGAGCGCCAGGCCGCCTCGGAGGAGAA GAGGAAGCTGGCCCAGTTGCAGGTGGCCTATCACCAGCTCTTCCAAGAATACGACAACCACATCAAGAGCAGCGTGGTGGGCAGTGAGCGGAAGCGA GGAATGCAGCTGGAAGATCTCAAACAGCAGCTCCAGCAGGCCGAGGAGGCCCTGGTGGCCAAACAGGAGGTGATCGATAAGCTGAAGGAGGAGGCCGAGCAGCACAAGATTGTGATGGAGACCGTTCCGGTGCTGAAGGCCCAG GCGGATATCTACAAGGCGGACTTCCAGGCTGAGAGGCAGGCCCGGGAGAAGCTGGCCGAGAAGAAGGAGCTCCTGCAGGAGCAGCTGGAGCAGCTGCAGAGGGAGTACAGCAAACTGAAGGCCAGCTGTCAGGAGTCGGCCAG GATCGAGGACATGAGGAAGCGGCATGTCGAGGTCTCCCAGGCCCCCTTGCCCCCCGCCCCTG cctacctctcctctcccctggccctgcccagccaGAGGAGGAGCCCCCCCGAGGAGCCACCTGACTTCTGCTGTCCCAAGTGCCAGTATCAGGCCCCTGATATGGACACCCTGCAGATACATGTCATGGAGTGCATTGAGTAG
- the IKBKG gene encoding NF-kappa-B essential modulator isoform c (isoform c is encoded by transcript variant 4): MNRHLWKSQLCEMVQPSGGPAADQDVLGEESPLGKPAMLHLPSEQGAPETLQRCLEENQELRDAIRQSNQILRERCEELLHFQASQREEKEFLMCKFQEARKLVERLGLEKLDLKRQKEQALREVEHLKRCQQQMAEDKASVKAQVTSLLGELQESQSRLEAATKECQALEGRRKLAQLQVAYHQLFQEYDNHIKSSVVGSERKRADIYKADFQAERQAREKLAEKKELLQEQLEQLQREYSKLKASCQESARIEDMRKRHVEVSQAPLPPAPAYLSSPLALPSQRRSPPEEPPDFCCPKCQYQAPDMDTLQIHVMECIE; encoded by the exons ATGAATAGGCACCTCTGGAAGAGCCAACTGTGTGAGATGGTGCAGCCCAGTGGTGGCCCGGCAGCAGATCAGGACGTACTGGGCGAAGAGTCTCCTCTGGGGAAGCCAGCCATGCTGCACCTGCCTTCAGAACAGGGCGCTCCTGAGACCCTCCAGCGCTGCCTGGAGGAGAATCAAGAGCTCCGAG ATGCCATCCGGCAGAGCAACCAGATTCTGCGGGAGCGCTGCGAGGAGCTTCTGCATTTCCAAGCCAgccagagggaggagaaggagttCCTCATGTGCAAGTTCCAGGAGGCCAGGAAACTGGTGGAGAGACTCGGCCTGGAGAAGCTCGATCTGAAGAGGCAGAAGGAGCAGGCTCTGCGGGAGGTGGAGCACCTGAAGAGATGCCAGCAG CAGATGGCTGAGGACAAGGCCTCTGTGAAAGCCCAGGTGACGTCCTTGCTCGGGGAGCTGCAGGAGAGCCAGAGTCGCTTGGAGGCTGCCACTAAGGAATGCCAGGCTCTGGAGGGTCG GAGGAAGCTGGCCCAGTTGCAGGTGGCCTATCACCAGCTCTTCCAAGAATACGACAACCACATCAAGAGCAGCGTGGTGGGCAGTGAGCGGAAGCGA GCGGATATCTACAAGGCGGACTTCCAGGCTGAGAGGCAGGCCCGGGAGAAGCTGGCCGAGAAGAAGGAGCTCCTGCAGGAGCAGCTGGAGCAGCTGCAGAGGGAGTACAGCAAACTGAAGGCCAGCTGTCAGGAGTCGGCCAG GATCGAGGACATGAGGAAGCGGCATGTCGAGGTCTCCCAGGCCCCCTTGCCCCCCGCCCCTG cctacctctcctctcccctggccctgcccagccaGAGGAGGAGCCCCCCCGAGGAGCCACCTGACTTCTGCTGTCCCAAGTGCCAGTATCAGGCCCCTGATATGGACACCCTGCAGATACATGTCATGGAGTGCATTGAGTAG
- the IKBKG gene encoding NF-kappa-B essential modulator isoform d (isoform d is encoded by transcript variant 8), which produces MNRHLWKSQLCEMVQPSGGPAADQDVLGEESPLGKPAMLHLPSEQGAPETLQRCLEENQELRDAIRQSNQILRERCEELLHFQASQREEKEFLMCKFQEARKLVERLGLEKLDLKRQKEQALREVEHLKRCQQMAEDKASVKAQVTSLLGELQESQSRLEAATKECQALEGRARAASEQARQLESEREALQQQHSVQVDQLRMQGQSVEAALRMERQAASEEKRKLAQLQVAYHQLFQEYDNHIKSSVVGSERKRGMQLEDLKQQLQQAEEALVAKQEVIDKLKEEAEQHKIVMETVPVLKAQADIYKADFQAERQAREKLAEKKELLQEQLEQLQREYSKLKASCQESARIEDMRKRHVEVSQAPLPPAPAYLSSPLALPSQRRSPPEEPPDFCCPKCQYQAPDMDTLQIHVMECIE; this is translated from the exons ATGAATAGGCACCTCTGGAAGAGCCAACTGTGTGAGATGGTGCAGCCCAGTGGTGGCCCGGCAGCAGATCAGGACGTACTGGGCGAAGAGTCTCCTCTGGGGAAGCCAGCCATGCTGCACCTGCCTTCAGAACAGGGCGCTCCTGAGACCCTCCAGCGCTGCCTGGAGGAGAATCAAGAGCTCCGAG ATGCCATCCGGCAGAGCAACCAGATTCTGCGGGAGCGCTGCGAGGAGCTTCTGCATTTCCAAGCCAgccagagggaggagaaggagttCCTCATGTGCAAGTTCCAGGAGGCCAGGAAACTGGTGGAGAGACTCGGCCTGGAGAAGCTCGATCTGAAGAGGCAGAAGGAGCAGGCTCTGCGGGAGGTGGAGCACCTGAAGAGATGCCAGCAG ATGGCTGAGGACAAGGCCTCTGTGAAAGCCCAGGTGACGTCCTTGCTCGGGGAGCTGCAGGAGAGCCAGAGTCGCTTGGAGGCTGCCACTAAGGAATGCCAGGCTCTGGAGGGTCG GGCCCGGGCGGCCAGCGAGCAGGCGCGGCAGCTGGAGAGTGAGCGCGAGGCGCTGCAGCAGCAGCACAGCGTGCAGGTGGACCAGCTGCGCATGCAGGGCCAGAGCGTGGAGGCCGCGCTCCGCATGGAGCGCCAGGCCGCCTCGGAGGAGAA GAGGAAGCTGGCCCAGTTGCAGGTGGCCTATCACCAGCTCTTCCAAGAATACGACAACCACATCAAGAGCAGCGTGGTGGGCAGTGAGCGGAAGCGA GGAATGCAGCTGGAAGATCTCAAACAGCAGCTCCAGCAGGCCGAGGAGGCCCTGGTGGCCAAACAGGAGGTGATCGATAAGCTGAAGGAGGAGGCCGAGCAGCACAAGATTGTGATGGAGACCGTTCCGGTGCTGAAGGCCCAG GCGGATATCTACAAGGCGGACTTCCAGGCTGAGAGGCAGGCCCGGGAGAAGCTGGCCGAGAAGAAGGAGCTCCTGCAGGAGCAGCTGGAGCAGCTGCAGAGGGAGTACAGCAAACTGAAGGCCAGCTGTCAGGAGTCGGCCAG GATCGAGGACATGAGGAAGCGGCATGTCGAGGTCTCCCAGGCCCCCTTGCCCCCCGCCCCTG cctacctctcctctcccctggccctgcccagccaGAGGAGGAGCCCCCCCGAGGAGCCACCTGACTTCTGCTGTCCCAAGTGCCAGTATCAGGCCCCTGATATGGACACCCTGCAGATACATGTCATGGAGTGCATTGAGTAG
- the IKBKG gene encoding NF-kappa-B essential modulator isoform e (isoform e is encoded by transcript variant 9), which yields MNRHLWKSQLCEMVQPSGGPAADQDVLGEESPLGKPAMLHLPSEQGAPETLQRCLEENQELRDAIRQSNQILRERCEELLHFQASQREEKEFLMCKFQEARKLVERLGLEKLDLKRQKEQALREVEHLKRCQQMAEDKASVKAQVTSLLGELQESQSRLEAATKECQALEGRRKLAQLQVAYHQLFQEYDNHIKSSVVGSERKRGMQLEDLKQQLQQAEEALVAKQEVIDKLKEEAEQHKIVMETVPVLKAQADIYKADFQAERQAREKLAEKKELLQEQLEQLQREYSKLKASCQESARIEDMRKRHVEVSQAPLPPAPAYLSSPLALPSQRRSPPEEPPDFCCPKCQYQAPDMDTLQIHVMECIE from the exons ATGAATAGGCACCTCTGGAAGAGCCAACTGTGTGAGATGGTGCAGCCCAGTGGTGGCCCGGCAGCAGATCAGGACGTACTGGGCGAAGAGTCTCCTCTGGGGAAGCCAGCCATGCTGCACCTGCCTTCAGAACAGGGCGCTCCTGAGACCCTCCAGCGCTGCCTGGAGGAGAATCAAGAGCTCCGAG ATGCCATCCGGCAGAGCAACCAGATTCTGCGGGAGCGCTGCGAGGAGCTTCTGCATTTCCAAGCCAgccagagggaggagaaggagttCCTCATGTGCAAGTTCCAGGAGGCCAGGAAACTGGTGGAGAGACTCGGCCTGGAGAAGCTCGATCTGAAGAGGCAGAAGGAGCAGGCTCTGCGGGAGGTGGAGCACCTGAAGAGATGCCAGCAG ATGGCTGAGGACAAGGCCTCTGTGAAAGCCCAGGTGACGTCCTTGCTCGGGGAGCTGCAGGAGAGCCAGAGTCGCTTGGAGGCTGCCACTAAGGAATGCCAGGCTCTGGAGGGTCG GAGGAAGCTGGCCCAGTTGCAGGTGGCCTATCACCAGCTCTTCCAAGAATACGACAACCACATCAAGAGCAGCGTGGTGGGCAGTGAGCGGAAGCGA GGAATGCAGCTGGAAGATCTCAAACAGCAGCTCCAGCAGGCCGAGGAGGCCCTGGTGGCCAAACAGGAGGTGATCGATAAGCTGAAGGAGGAGGCCGAGCAGCACAAGATTGTGATGGAGACCGTTCCGGTGCTGAAGGCCCAG GCGGATATCTACAAGGCGGACTTCCAGGCTGAGAGGCAGGCCCGGGAGAAGCTGGCCGAGAAGAAGGAGCTCCTGCAGGAGCAGCTGGAGCAGCTGCAGAGGGAGTACAGCAAACTGAAGGCCAGCTGTCAGGAGTCGGCCAG GATCGAGGACATGAGGAAGCGGCATGTCGAGGTCTCCCAGGCCCCCTTGCCCCCCGCCCCTG cctacctctcctctcccctggccctgcccagccaGAGGAGGAGCCCCCCCGAGGAGCCACCTGACTTCTGCTGTCCCAAGTGCCAGTATCAGGCCCCTGATATGGACACCCTGCAGATACATGTCATGGAGTGCATTGAGTAG
- the IKBKG gene encoding NF-kappa-B essential modulator isoform f (isoform f is encoded by transcript variant 10), translating into MNRHLWKSQLCEMVQPSGGPAADQDVLGEESPLGKPAMLHLPSEQGAPETLQRCLEENQELRDAIRQSNQILRERCEELLHFQASQREEKEFLMCKFQEARKLVERLGLEKLDLKRQKEQALREVEHLKRCQQGMQLEDLKQQLQQAEEALVAKQEVIDKLKEEAEQHKIVMETVPVLKAQADIYKADFQAERQAREKLAEKKELLQEQLEQLQREYSKLKASCQESARIEDMRKRHVEVSQAPLPPAPAYLSSPLALPSQRRSPPEEPPDFCCPKCQYQAPDMDTLQIHVMECIE; encoded by the exons ATGAATAGGCACCTCTGGAAGAGCCAACTGTGTGAGATGGTGCAGCCCAGTGGTGGCCCGGCAGCAGATCAGGACGTACTGGGCGAAGAGTCTCCTCTGGGGAAGCCAGCCATGCTGCACCTGCCTTCAGAACAGGGCGCTCCTGAGACCCTCCAGCGCTGCCTGGAGGAGAATCAAGAGCTCCGAG ATGCCATCCGGCAGAGCAACCAGATTCTGCGGGAGCGCTGCGAGGAGCTTCTGCATTTCCAAGCCAgccagagggaggagaaggagttCCTCATGTGCAAGTTCCAGGAGGCCAGGAAACTGGTGGAGAGACTCGGCCTGGAGAAGCTCGATCTGAAGAGGCAGAAGGAGCAGGCTCTGCGGGAGGTGGAGCACCTGAAGAGATGCCAGCAG GGAATGCAGCTGGAAGATCTCAAACAGCAGCTCCAGCAGGCCGAGGAGGCCCTGGTGGCCAAACAGGAGGTGATCGATAAGCTGAAGGAGGAGGCCGAGCAGCACAAGATTGTGATGGAGACCGTTCCGGTGCTGAAGGCCCAG GCGGATATCTACAAGGCGGACTTCCAGGCTGAGAGGCAGGCCCGGGAGAAGCTGGCCGAGAAGAAGGAGCTCCTGCAGGAGCAGCTGGAGCAGCTGCAGAGGGAGTACAGCAAACTGAAGGCCAGCTGTCAGGAGTCGGCCAG GATCGAGGACATGAGGAAGCGGCATGTCGAGGTCTCCCAGGCCCCCTTGCCCCCCGCCCCTG cctacctctcctctcccctggccctgcccagccaGAGGAGGAGCCCCCCCGAGGAGCCACCTGACTTCTGCTGTCCCAAGTGCCAGTATCAGGCCCCTGATATGGACACCCTGCAGATACATGTCATGGAGTGCATTGAGTAG